The proteins below are encoded in one region of Aphelocoma coerulescens isolate FSJ_1873_10779 chromosome 4, UR_Acoe_1.0, whole genome shotgun sequence:
- the FAM193A gene encoding protein FAM193A isoform X1, with protein MSPADAKRGAKRRKNKRGGGLGSTSGPGPSGGTGGLGKAGGAVGAAPAPPGAVGALLSAPGGGSGAPGGAGAAAGHGEVSLNGTQFTDSSVGSEFTGVSQTPFTFGLGQRAPYTTGEHCLLCRSERKDTSLPESGIKNSSKTALSTSPKANNMLHLPLWVCPDCRRTVEKEERHATIEQSLVSQDFLLHMPLGNSGSQQESVGGGRITVGAQTVPAADLSNSSPSDIACNCEACNERRENSAEPEREPQQLQNYWSEVRYMVRCIYRQAGTPLADDQDQSLVPDKEGMKELVDRLCERDPYQLYQRLEQQAREYVLEMKVRLLRHLSLGSKVASTLATEGPPQAQQFISLLLEEYSALCQAACTISAFLVTLENEHLKKFQVTWELHNKHLFENLVFSEPLLQNSLPTLVSQLRLGTTHDSCSEDMYSTLLQRYHQLEQEMGQVAEAWLECQKRIDDYVDEQMAMKTKQRMLKEDWEFFKQRRFIEEQPRSVQVCIMLSKRVQWASDRVNSGWRASPFLYQYAERNASHEPERLNNKKALSGENNFTDTMRHMLSSRLSMPDCPNCNYRRRCTCDDCSLSHILTCGIMDSPITDDIHINQLPLQIDSAPDYLSEIRPPSMSSASSGSGSSSPITIQQHPRLILTDNGSAPTFGSDDDDVAPLSAKFADIYPLNNYDDAEVVANMNGIHSELNGGGENMALKDESPQVSSTSSSSSEADDEEADGESSGEPPGTQKEEMSLGKRALRKDDTKMDSPPPSYPTQQADQGPNACECHVCKQEASGLTASALATGRLPAGHQFMNPEKPAHPALHLYPHIHGHIPLHTIPHLPRPLIHPTLYTASPFTHNKALPPAPVQNHTNKHQVFNASLQDHIYPSCFGSTPDWNSSKFISLWGSEVMNDKNWNPATFLPDTIPGGDILAPALSEMRPEALPTTSSNETTAVTDSKEKKNAAKKKCLYNFQDAFMEANKVVMATSSATSSVSCTATTVQSSSNQFKVSSKRPSSIGEVFHNINKEDHRHSAPVAPRNSPTSLASLPSLSPVALSPASTPHLPNLAAPSFPKTAATAPGFVDPHSGLCPTTVAPPTSTTDSSVSAPPSVCSDPDCEGHRCENSNTYDHQQYDGEESQDEDSCSEHSSSTSTSTNQKEGKYCDCCYCEFFGHGGPPAAPTSRNYAEMREKLRLRLTKRKEEQPKKPDQISERESVVDHRKVEDLLQFINSSETKPVSSSRAAKRARHKQRKLEEKARLEAEAREREHHQLLEEQRRREEEEEERLKQELQRLQELQQLRAVKKKKKERTSKDCPKVDLLTRNCQAVKEPIPNAPEDIQNGTLEQSEKMETSAGSLSRHVNHTEQRPVLETGCELSSAVNTRDSKLLYQKEGSVKQHEPLSFLLDIMHQHKEGNSKQKLKQMNKQCVEQVKKPAESPKAAEIQTKTRNQIESKAKAAELPTLAEPKKDEKKLNNNNKKQLNHVKEEKAPVTSESPSPSEQQQNNKLILADSPQPKGKNKKNKKKKGDKVNSSIDDVFLPKDIDLDSVEMDETEREVEYFKRFCLDSARQTRQRLSINWSNFSLKKTTFAAH; from the exons gtttcgCTAAATGGTACACAGTTTACAGACAGTTCTGTTGGATCAGAATTCACAGGTGTTTCTCAG ACACCATTTACCTTTGGCTTGGGCCAAAGGGCACCATATACAACTGGCGAGCATTGTCTTCTTTGTAGAAGTGAACGAAAAGATACTTCGCTTCCAGAGAGCGGAATAAAAAATTCTAGCAAAACAGCACTTTCCACATCTCCAAAAGCAAACAATATGCTGCATCTTCCACTGTGGGTGTGTCCAGACTGTCGAAGAACAGTCGAAAAGGAGGAGAGGCACGCAACAATAGAGCAATCTCTCGTG agccaAGATTTCCTTTTGCACATGCCTCTTGGAAACAGTGGATCACAGCAGGAATCTGTAGGAGGAGGAAGAATAACTGTTGGTGCACAGACGGTGCCTGCTGCAGATCTTAGCAATTCCTCTCCTTCAGACATAGCATGCAACTGTGAGGCCTGTAATGAACGCAG AGAAAACTCAGCAGAGCCTGAACGTGAACCTCAGCAGCTTCAGAATTACTGGTCCGAAGTCAGATACATGGTTCGGTGTATTTATCGCCAAGCTGGGACCCCTTTGGCAGATGACCAAGACCAGTCACTGGTACCAGATAAAGAAGGAATGAAGGAGCTGGTGGATAG GCTTTGTGAAAGAGATCCATATCAGCTTTATCAACGGTTGGAACAGCAGGCTAGGGAATATGTGCTTGAAATGAAGGTTCGTCTGCTCAGACACTTGTCCCTGGGATCTAAGGTTGCATCAACGTTAGCGACAGAAGGGCCaccccaggcacagcagttcaTCTCACTCCTACTTGAAGAATACAGTGCACTCTGTCAGGCAGCGTGTACAATCAGCGCCTTCCTAGTCACTCTG GAAAATGAACATTTGAAGAAATTTCAGGTGACATGGGAATTGCACAACAAGCATCTGTTTGAAAATCTGGTATTTTCTGAGCCACTCTTGCAGAATAGCTTGCCAACGTTGGTGTCACAGCTAAG GCTTGGGACAACCCACGATTCCTGTAGTGAAGATATGTATAGTACCTTGCTACAAAGGTATCATCAGCTGGAACAGGAAATGGGCCAAGTTGCTGAAGCATGGCTTGAATGCCAGAAAAGAATAGATGATTATGTTGATGAACAG ATggcaatgaaaacaaaacaacgcATGCTAAAGGAAGACTGGGAATTTTTTAAACAGAGGCGTTTTATTGAAGAGcag CCTAGAAGTGTTCAAGTGTGCATCATGCTTTCCAAAAGAGTACAGTGGGCTTCGGATAGAGTCAACTCTGGATGGAGAGCCTCTCCGTTCCTGTACCAGTATGCAGAAAGAAACGCTAGTCATGAGCCAGAGAGA CTTAATAACAAGAAAGCACTATCTGGGGAGAACAACTTCACAGACACAATGAGACACATGCTGTCATCACGTTTGAGTATGCCTGACTGTCCCAACTGTAATTATAGAAGAAG ATGTACTTGTGATGACTGCAGTCTTTCACATATTTTAACGTGTGGCATCATGGATTCTCCCATAACGGATGATATCCACATTAACCAGTTACCACTACAAATTGATTCTGCTCCGGATTATTTATCTGAGATCCGCCCACCCAGTATGTCTTCAGCAAGTTCAGGATCGGGTTCCAGCTCACCTATCACAATTCAGCAACATCCCAGACTGATCCTCACAGATAATGGTTCTGCACCAACTTT TGgtagtgatgatgatgatgttgCACCATTATCAGCAAAATTTGCTGATATCTACCCACTGAATAATTACGATGATGCAGAGGTTGTAGCCAACATGAATGGAATCCACAGCGAGCTAAACGGCGGCGGTGAAAACATGGCATTGAAAGATGAG TCTCCTCAGGTGAGCAGTACTAGCAGCAGTTCCTCAGAAGCAGATGATGAAGAAGCAGATGGGGAGAGCAGTGGTGAGCCACCAGGGACTCAAAAGGAGGAAATGTCTCTAGGAAAAAGGGCATTAAGGAAAGATGACACAAAAATGGATAGTCCACCACCTTCTTACCCCACTCAGCAG gCTGACCAAGGTCCAAATGCTTGTGAATGTCATGTTTGCAAACAAGAAGCCTCAGGACTAACAGCCTCTGCACTTGCAACTGGACGCCTGCCTGCTGGGCACCAGTTTATGAATCCTGAAAAACCTGCACATCCTGCACTTCATCTTTATCCTCACATCCATGGACATATACCATTGCATACGATTCCTCATCTGCCTCGTCCACTTATCCATCCCACCTTGTACACTGCTTCTCCCTTCACACACAATAAG GCATTACCACCAGCTCCAGTTCAGAATCATACAAACAAGCATCAAGTATTCAATGCATCTCTCCAAGATCATATTTATCCAAGCTGTTTTGGGAGCACTCCAGATTGGAATAGCTCTAAATTTATAAGTCTTTGGGGTTCAGAGGTGATGAATGACAAGAACTGGAATCCTGCTACATTTTTGCCTGACACAATTCCTG GGGGTGATATATTAGCACCAGCACTCTCAGAAATGAGACCCGAAGCACTTCCTACTACATCTAGCAATGAAACAACAGCAGTTACtgacagcaaagagaaaaaaaatgctgcaaagAAGAAATGTCTGTATAATTTCCAGGATGCCTTTATGGAAGCTAATAAAGTTGTCATGGCAACTTCTTCTGCCACTTcttctgtctcctgcacagcaacTACAGTGCAGTCAAGCAGCAACCAGTTTAAAGTATCATCCAAGCGACCTTCATCGATAG GTGAAGTGTTCCACAATATTAATAAAGAGGACCATAGACATTCTGCACCAGTTGCACCACGAAATAGTCCTACCAGTTTAGCATCCCTTCCTTCACTGTCTCCTGTTGCATTGTCTCCAGCCTCTACGCCACATCTTCCAAATCTTGCTGCTCCTTCTttccccaaaactgctgcaacaGCCCCTGGATTTGTGGATCCTCATTCAGGTCTTTGTCCTACTACAGTTGCACCTCCTACTTCAACCACAGACAGCTCTGTAAGTGCCCCACCAAGTGTCTGCAG TGATCCTGATTGTGAGGGCCATCGCTGTGAGAACAGTAACACGTATGATCATCAGCAGTATGATGGAGAGGAGAGCCAGGATGAAGATAGCTGTTCAGAGCATAGCTCCAGTACCTCAACTTCTACAAATCAGAAGGAAGGGAAATACTGTGACTGCTGTTACTGTGAGTTCTTCGGCCATGGAGGA CCTCCAGCTGCACCAACCAGTAGAAATTACGCAGAGATGCGAGAAAAGCTTCGTTTACGTTTAACAAAAAGGAAGGAGGAACAGCCGAAGAAACCAGATCAGATCTCTGAAAGGGAAAGTGTTGTTGACCATCGAAAGGTGGAAGATTTGCTACAGTTTATAAACAGCTCTGAAACCAAACCAGTAAGCAGTTCTCGTGCAGCCAAGCGAGCCAGGCATAAGCAAAGAAAG CTTGAGGAAAAAGCTCGACTTGAAGCTGAAGCCAGGGAGAGGGAGCATCACCAGTTGCTTGAGGAGCAGAGGCGgcgtgaggaagaggaagaagagagacTGAAACAGGAATTACAACGACTCCAAGAGCTTCAGCAGTTGAGGGctgtaaagaaaaagaagaaagagcgAACAAGTAAGGACTGTCCGAAGGTGGACCTGCTCACTAGGAACTGCCAGGCAGTGAAGGAACCTATCCCAAACGCACCTGAAGACATTCAGAATGGTACCCTTGAGCAATCAGAAAAGATGGAAACCTCAGCTGGTTCACTGTCAAGACATGTGAATCACACAGAACAGAGGCCAGTTCTAGAGACGGGCTGTGAACTGTCCAGTGCTGTAAACACTAGAGACTCAAAGCTGCTTTATCAGAAAGAGGGCAGTGTAAAGCAGCATGAGCCCCTCTCTTTTCTGCTTGATATTATGCATCAACATAAAGAAGGAAACAGCAAACAGAAGCTAAAACAGATGAACAAACAGTGTgttgaacaagtgaaaaagcCTGCTGAATCCCCCaaagcagctgagattcagaCTAAAACCAGAAACCAAATAGAATccaaagcaaaagcagcagagctccCAACACTTGCAGAACCTAAAAAAGatgagaagaaattaaacaataacaacaaaaaacagtTGAACCATGTAAAGGAAGAGAAAGCACCTGTAACAAGTGAATCCCCATCACCAAGTGAACAGCAGCAAAATAATAAGCTAATACTTGCAGATTCTCCTCAACCAAAAGGcaagaacaagaaaaacaagaagaaaaaaggggacAAAGTCAACAGTTCCATTG
- the FAM193A gene encoding protein FAM193A isoform X3 has product MSPADAKRGAKRRKNKRGGGLGSTSGPGPSGGTGGLGKAGGAVGAAPAPPGAVGALLSAPGGGSGAPGGAGAAAGHGEVSLNGTQFTDSSVGSEFTGVSQTPFTFGLGQRAPYTTGEHCLLCRSERKDTSLPESGIKNSSKTALSTSPKANNMLHLPLWVCPDCRRTVEKEERHATIEQSLVSQDFLLHMPLGNSGSQQESVGGGRITVGAQTVPAADLSNSSPSDIACNCEACNERRENSAEPEREPQQLQNYWSEVRYMVRCIYRQAGTPLADDQDQSLVPDKEGMKELVDRLCERDPYQLYQRLEQQAREYVLEMKVRLLRHLSLGSKVASTLATEGPPQAQQFISLLLEEYSALCQAACTISAFLVTLENEHLKKFQVTWELHNKHLFENLVFSEPLLQNSLPTLVSQLRLGTTHDSCSEDMYSTLLQRYHQLEQEMGQVAEAWLECQKRIDDYVDEQLNNKKALSGENNFTDTMRHMLSSRLSMPDCPNCNYRRRCTCDDCSLSHILTCGIMDSPITDDIHINQLPLQIDSAPDYLSEIRPPSMSSASSGSGSSSPITIQQHPRLILTDNGSAPTFGSDDDDVAPLSAKFADIYPLNNYDDAEVVANMNGIHSELNGGGENMALKDESPQVSSTSSSSSEADDEEADGESSGEPPGTQKEEMSLGKRALRKDDTKMDSPPPSYPTQQADQGPNACECHVCKQEASGLTASALATGRLPAGHQFMNPEKPAHPALHLYPHIHGHIPLHTIPHLPRPLIHPTLYTASPFTHNKALPPAPVQNHTNKHQVFNASLQDHIYPSCFGSTPDWNSSKFISLWGSEVMNDKNWNPATFLPDTIPGGDILAPALSEMRPEALPTTSSNETTAVTDSKEKKNAAKKKCLYNFQDAFMEANKVVMATSSATSSVSCTATTVQSSSNQFKVSSKRPSSIGEVFHNINKEDHRHSAPVAPRNSPTSLASLPSLSPVALSPASTPHLPNLAAPSFPKTAATAPGFVDPHSGLCPTTVAPPTSTTDSSVSAPPSVCSDPDCEGHRCENSNTYDHQQYDGEESQDEDSCSEHSSSTSTSTNQKEGKYCDCCYCEFFGHGGPPAAPTSRNYAEMREKLRLRLTKRKEEQPKKPDQISERESVVDHRKVEDLLQFINSSETKPVSSSRAAKRARHKQRKLEEKARLEAEAREREHHQLLEEQRRREEEEEERLKQELQRLQELQQLRAVKKKKKERTSKDCPKVDLLTRNCQAVKEPIPNAPEDIQNGTLEQSEKMETSAGSLSRHVNHTEQRPVLETGCELSSAVNTRDSKLLYQKEGSVKQHEPLSFLLDIMHQHKEGNSKQKLKQMNKQCVEQVKKPAESPKAAEIQTKTRNQIESKAKAAELPTLAEPKKDEKKLNNNNKKQLNHVKEEKAPVTSESPSPSEQQQNNKLILADSPQPKGKNKKNKKKKGDKVNSSIDDVFLPKDIDLDSVEMDETEREVEYFKRFCLDSARQTRQRLSINWSNFSLKKTTFAAH; this is encoded by the exons gtttcgCTAAATGGTACACAGTTTACAGACAGTTCTGTTGGATCAGAATTCACAGGTGTTTCTCAG ACACCATTTACCTTTGGCTTGGGCCAAAGGGCACCATATACAACTGGCGAGCATTGTCTTCTTTGTAGAAGTGAACGAAAAGATACTTCGCTTCCAGAGAGCGGAATAAAAAATTCTAGCAAAACAGCACTTTCCACATCTCCAAAAGCAAACAATATGCTGCATCTTCCACTGTGGGTGTGTCCAGACTGTCGAAGAACAGTCGAAAAGGAGGAGAGGCACGCAACAATAGAGCAATCTCTCGTG agccaAGATTTCCTTTTGCACATGCCTCTTGGAAACAGTGGATCACAGCAGGAATCTGTAGGAGGAGGAAGAATAACTGTTGGTGCACAGACGGTGCCTGCTGCAGATCTTAGCAATTCCTCTCCTTCAGACATAGCATGCAACTGTGAGGCCTGTAATGAACGCAG AGAAAACTCAGCAGAGCCTGAACGTGAACCTCAGCAGCTTCAGAATTACTGGTCCGAAGTCAGATACATGGTTCGGTGTATTTATCGCCAAGCTGGGACCCCTTTGGCAGATGACCAAGACCAGTCACTGGTACCAGATAAAGAAGGAATGAAGGAGCTGGTGGATAG GCTTTGTGAAAGAGATCCATATCAGCTTTATCAACGGTTGGAACAGCAGGCTAGGGAATATGTGCTTGAAATGAAGGTTCGTCTGCTCAGACACTTGTCCCTGGGATCTAAGGTTGCATCAACGTTAGCGACAGAAGGGCCaccccaggcacagcagttcaTCTCACTCCTACTTGAAGAATACAGTGCACTCTGTCAGGCAGCGTGTACAATCAGCGCCTTCCTAGTCACTCTG GAAAATGAACATTTGAAGAAATTTCAGGTGACATGGGAATTGCACAACAAGCATCTGTTTGAAAATCTGGTATTTTCTGAGCCACTCTTGCAGAATAGCTTGCCAACGTTGGTGTCACAGCTAAG GCTTGGGACAACCCACGATTCCTGTAGTGAAGATATGTATAGTACCTTGCTACAAAGGTATCATCAGCTGGAACAGGAAATGGGCCAAGTTGCTGAAGCATGGCTTGAATGCCAGAAAAGAATAGATGATTATGTTGATGAACAG CTTAATAACAAGAAAGCACTATCTGGGGAGAACAACTTCACAGACACAATGAGACACATGCTGTCATCACGTTTGAGTATGCCTGACTGTCCCAACTGTAATTATAGAAGAAG ATGTACTTGTGATGACTGCAGTCTTTCACATATTTTAACGTGTGGCATCATGGATTCTCCCATAACGGATGATATCCACATTAACCAGTTACCACTACAAATTGATTCTGCTCCGGATTATTTATCTGAGATCCGCCCACCCAGTATGTCTTCAGCAAGTTCAGGATCGGGTTCCAGCTCACCTATCACAATTCAGCAACATCCCAGACTGATCCTCACAGATAATGGTTCTGCACCAACTTT TGgtagtgatgatgatgatgttgCACCATTATCAGCAAAATTTGCTGATATCTACCCACTGAATAATTACGATGATGCAGAGGTTGTAGCCAACATGAATGGAATCCACAGCGAGCTAAACGGCGGCGGTGAAAACATGGCATTGAAAGATGAG TCTCCTCAGGTGAGCAGTACTAGCAGCAGTTCCTCAGAAGCAGATGATGAAGAAGCAGATGGGGAGAGCAGTGGTGAGCCACCAGGGACTCAAAAGGAGGAAATGTCTCTAGGAAAAAGGGCATTAAGGAAAGATGACACAAAAATGGATAGTCCACCACCTTCTTACCCCACTCAGCAG gCTGACCAAGGTCCAAATGCTTGTGAATGTCATGTTTGCAAACAAGAAGCCTCAGGACTAACAGCCTCTGCACTTGCAACTGGACGCCTGCCTGCTGGGCACCAGTTTATGAATCCTGAAAAACCTGCACATCCTGCACTTCATCTTTATCCTCACATCCATGGACATATACCATTGCATACGATTCCTCATCTGCCTCGTCCACTTATCCATCCCACCTTGTACACTGCTTCTCCCTTCACACACAATAAG GCATTACCACCAGCTCCAGTTCAGAATCATACAAACAAGCATCAAGTATTCAATGCATCTCTCCAAGATCATATTTATCCAAGCTGTTTTGGGAGCACTCCAGATTGGAATAGCTCTAAATTTATAAGTCTTTGGGGTTCAGAGGTGATGAATGACAAGAACTGGAATCCTGCTACATTTTTGCCTGACACAATTCCTG GGGGTGATATATTAGCACCAGCACTCTCAGAAATGAGACCCGAAGCACTTCCTACTACATCTAGCAATGAAACAACAGCAGTTACtgacagcaaagagaaaaaaaatgctgcaaagAAGAAATGTCTGTATAATTTCCAGGATGCCTTTATGGAAGCTAATAAAGTTGTCATGGCAACTTCTTCTGCCACTTcttctgtctcctgcacagcaacTACAGTGCAGTCAAGCAGCAACCAGTTTAAAGTATCATCCAAGCGACCTTCATCGATAG GTGAAGTGTTCCACAATATTAATAAAGAGGACCATAGACATTCTGCACCAGTTGCACCACGAAATAGTCCTACCAGTTTAGCATCCCTTCCTTCACTGTCTCCTGTTGCATTGTCTCCAGCCTCTACGCCACATCTTCCAAATCTTGCTGCTCCTTCTttccccaaaactgctgcaacaGCCCCTGGATTTGTGGATCCTCATTCAGGTCTTTGTCCTACTACAGTTGCACCTCCTACTTCAACCACAGACAGCTCTGTAAGTGCCCCACCAAGTGTCTGCAG TGATCCTGATTGTGAGGGCCATCGCTGTGAGAACAGTAACACGTATGATCATCAGCAGTATGATGGAGAGGAGAGCCAGGATGAAGATAGCTGTTCAGAGCATAGCTCCAGTACCTCAACTTCTACAAATCAGAAGGAAGGGAAATACTGTGACTGCTGTTACTGTGAGTTCTTCGGCCATGGAGGA CCTCCAGCTGCACCAACCAGTAGAAATTACGCAGAGATGCGAGAAAAGCTTCGTTTACGTTTAACAAAAAGGAAGGAGGAACAGCCGAAGAAACCAGATCAGATCTCTGAAAGGGAAAGTGTTGTTGACCATCGAAAGGTGGAAGATTTGCTACAGTTTATAAACAGCTCTGAAACCAAACCAGTAAGCAGTTCTCGTGCAGCCAAGCGAGCCAGGCATAAGCAAAGAAAG CTTGAGGAAAAAGCTCGACTTGAAGCTGAAGCCAGGGAGAGGGAGCATCACCAGTTGCTTGAGGAGCAGAGGCGgcgtgaggaagaggaagaagagagacTGAAACAGGAATTACAACGACTCCAAGAGCTTCAGCAGTTGAGGGctgtaaagaaaaagaagaaagagcgAACAAGTAAGGACTGTCCGAAGGTGGACCTGCTCACTAGGAACTGCCAGGCAGTGAAGGAACCTATCCCAAACGCACCTGAAGACATTCAGAATGGTACCCTTGAGCAATCAGAAAAGATGGAAACCTCAGCTGGTTCACTGTCAAGACATGTGAATCACACAGAACAGAGGCCAGTTCTAGAGACGGGCTGTGAACTGTCCAGTGCTGTAAACACTAGAGACTCAAAGCTGCTTTATCAGAAAGAGGGCAGTGTAAAGCAGCATGAGCCCCTCTCTTTTCTGCTTGATATTATGCATCAACATAAAGAAGGAAACAGCAAACAGAAGCTAAAACAGATGAACAAACAGTGTgttgaacaagtgaaaaagcCTGCTGAATCCCCCaaagcagctgagattcagaCTAAAACCAGAAACCAAATAGAATccaaagcaaaagcagcagagctccCAACACTTGCAGAACCTAAAAAAGatgagaagaaattaaacaataacaacaaaaaacagtTGAACCATGTAAAGGAAGAGAAAGCACCTGTAACAAGTGAATCCCCATCACCAAGTGAACAGCAGCAAAATAATAAGCTAATACTTGCAGATTCTCCTCAACCAAAAGGcaagaacaagaaaaacaagaagaaaaaaggggacAAAGTCAACAGTTCCATTG